The Neofelis nebulosa isolate mNeoNeb1 chromosome 1, mNeoNeb1.pri, whole genome shotgun sequence sequence GTTATTCATTATTTGCCAAAATAGACATGAAATGATTTCTGAGATGGATGCCAAGATACAGGCATATAATTATatgtagtaataaaaaatatatgtataataaaatatacctACGACTAAAATACTTTTAGATGCAATTTAAACTATGCCTAGTTTACAGATTAagacttcttttgaaaaaatattactttttcaaTTGTTTCATAAGCATGTACTTTTCAGTATGAAATTACATTGTGACTattagtataataaaaaaaaaacatcaaaaaagcttaaaaagataTAGTGTACCATCAGATGAAACATGAGGACAGCTACTCATTTTTAGGAGTCTTAGAGTGTCACTATTATTGGCCACGAGAATCTTCAGTGAAGGATCATCCACTGGTGTATCTTCAATTTTGACCGATGATAATGATTTTGAGTTGACAAAAACAACTGTAAGTGCTGACACAAAATGAGACTTCCGCGGCAAtaaggaaagaattgtggaaacaTTATTCAAACATCTAAAGCTTCAATCAAATAGGCCATTAAAACTACTTATATCAACACTTACTaacaaaaacacagtaaaagCAATCAACATGTTAGTGTTTTTCATGACACCATTAGTCAGTAGAAGACAAAGTATACTTTCATACTTTTACAATTGATAAATGGAATGGTAAGAAAGGAAGAAGGTTTCCAAAATTTCATACACACATCTTCCAATTATTTTCCATCTTAAGAATGTGATTGCCAATATTAAAaggatataattatatttatttcctagAAGAGGGGCTAGCAACTTAAGATCTGCTGGCCAAATCCAACCTAGTATGTTACTGTATGTCTCTTGAGTTcagaatggtttttatatttttaagcgGCTGAAAAAAGTTTtgtaaagaataatattttgtggggcgcctgggtggcgcagtcggttaagcgtccgacttcagccaggtcacgatctcgcggtccgtgagttcgagccccgtgtcaggctctgggccgatggctcggagcctggagcctgtttccgattctgtgtctccctctctctctgcccctcccccgttcatgctctgtctctctctgtcccaaaaataaataaaaaacgttgaaaaaaaaaaaaattaaaaaaaaaaaagaataatattttgtgacatgtggAAATTATATGAAACTTCCAGTGCTCACAATTAAAGTGTGGCTGGCACACAGCTGTGCTCCTTCACTTACATGCTGTCCGCGTCTGCTTTCACACTACCATGCTGGAGATGAGGAGCTGCAGAACTACAGCCTGTGGAGCCTAAACTACTGACTGTCTGAATCTTTTCAACCCCTGCcatagaataaacaaatttttcatctgttttattcactCCTGTATTTCTAGTACCTAAAAtaatatctggcacatagtaggagatcaataaatatttgttgatgaatgagtaaataaataaataaataaataatcttattctttagtgatatgccttttgtagaaaattaaataaagactCCAAAGTGCATacaatttcaaaatttttgaCAGATAGCCTGAAAACCAAATCCATGCATGatcattttccctttttgaaaGTCCATCCAGATTCTGCCAAAGGTTCTATTACTCCTATTAGAACGACCAAattggaggggcccctgggtggctcagttggttaagcaacaggctttggactttggctcaggtcatgatctcatagctggtgagtttgagcaccatatcaggcatgtcgggctctctgctgagaactcagagcctcgagcctgcttcagattctttgtctctctctctctgtccctcccccgcttgtgctctgtctctctcaaaaataaataaacattacaaaaattttttaaaaaagaatgaccaaACTGTTATGTCCATTTATAATCAAGTTCATTTATAATCAAGCACACTGGTTTATACTAATTGTAAATTgatgtatataaatttttaaatggtggaTAGCTAGATCTCTTTACCAAATTTTATTGTGCCaaaaattattagagaaataCATCACGTCTTCCTTAAGAAATTTAAGGTTTACTTTCCCTTTCATCAACTCTCAATGGACCCTTATGGTCCTGAAGGATGTTTTTAAGCATTGGAGTACACACTTCATTATCGTATCCATATATTCCTTCAGCACTCTACGCCTATGCCTAACAAAATACTGtccttgtattttatatttcctcagtttacaagtgaaaaaaattgACACTCAAGAGAGATACACAACTTTACCGAAAGCCACTCAACTCATTTAACTGTAAAGGCAGAGCTTGAAAGGAAGTCTGCTAATCACTGTTGCCTCACCCTCGTGACTGCATCAGCTTACCCAGAAAAGAAGCTGATGGGCTGCATTTGAGACAGCTTAGAATCTAACAATTTCAGGCTAATCTGATTCCATCATTCATATACAAGGAAATAACTGTTTAGAAGTAGTAAGTTTCCATCGGATGGCTTATATTACTCTAATCCCCAAATGACCCATTTTCCCTGTctcttaaaaagataaacaagcTAGTGGAAATGCTTGAGAGCCATGACCCAGTTTATGAGAGAGAAGATGCTACTATTCCTCGGTCCTCTTCAACAGGAAGGTTTCCATTAGCCGGTTTTACTGGCACCCGTAATTTAGTGTTTATTACATACCAGGCACTACTTAACTCTAGGTTTACAgtggtaaataaacaaaatagaacccctgccctcaaagaacttACATTTTGTTCTAGGAGAAGAGAATGAACATGCtaaataaataaggtaatttCAGGCACTGATGaatgttataaagaaaatattgacatATAGTGGAGTgtaactgggggagggggcactgtTTTAGCAAAATTGGTCAAGGAATGCTTGTCTGAAGAGATGGCATCCAAGCTGAAGCCTGAATGAAGACAGTTACTAGTTTATGCAGCAGAGACTGCTGACTGCTTCCTAACAACCATTCATCCCTTCTTTTTTGGTAATCCAGTCTCAAGTTTTAGCTGGGCACATTACCAGCGAGCTAAGAAATATTCCTCGTCAAACAGAAACCTGATGTGGCCCCACAGCTAAGTGCTGGCCCCTGACATACCAACAGAAGCATTATGTGGTGCTCATGGCTAGCATCCCTGAAAAGCAGGGGGCGTACCCttctttccccacttcttccacctGGCTGCCTAGAACaggatgtgatggctggagctcagAAAGCCATCTTGGAcggtgaaaatgaagaaaatgccttaaagaaaatggaatgcATGGAAGGGGCTCGAGATCCCAACAGCTTCACCCAGCTATGCTCATGCATAGACTTCTTTAAtgtaagagaaataaacttcagCCATGTTGTGTAAGCTACTATCGTTTTAGAGTTTCTATTTTATAGAAACCAATATCATCCTAATTGGTATAGTTCATTTAGAATTATGCTGTTCTACCTCCAATGCAGAAGCTATAGAATTACAAGAAAAACATCCACTATTGGCTATACACACTCTATATTCAAAGAAACTAAGTAAGGCACTTGAAAATCCTAAGCACAACATCTGAATTTTACATTAACGATAGCTACTGtagaaacaattattaaaattacaaaatatatgtaaagaatgAAACCATGCATAAGCTATTTCAGCAAAAATACGTGCTAGTCAAGAGAAAACTGCCTCAAGTAACTCTCTGAATATAAGGAAGACACCATCTACTTCTAGTAAAAGAATCCTTTTTGCCTAGATTGAAATATTTGAGAACTTTTGTTTATCTCACAAAAAAGCCTGGCATCTTTACCTTTGACACATTCATAAAACTTGGTTTGGCTGTCGAAATCAAGCCCAAGGTCTGGAGAGAGCAGTTTACCAGCTGAGAAAGTATATCACAGGCAGCTTCTGCTGATTCAGTACTACTGTCAACCtacaaagacaattttaaatCTTAATCTCCTGAAGGTAAGTTATCAGAAAATTATTGGCAATATAACTATTTAACAGAATTCAATTGCAAAACTGTATTTATCCCGTCAAGCTATAaaacaaattagtattttttctttatacaaaaGGTCTCAGACAAAAAGTGAGAAATAGAGCTAGTGACACAGTAACTTTTTAGGTGCTCCATGCTTTCAAATCCTCTACAATGACATGAATTTTAGTAGTACAATCCAGAGGAAGCAAAATGAAGTTTAAGTTATAGCTCAAGTTCTTTACCTCAATCTATGCAAATAACTacagaaaaacaggaaattgTTCAGAATAAAAATCCTGCAAACTTCATTGACCGCTTCAATATTGGGATCTAGATCtacaaaaaaaatgacattaacaAAATGCAAGTCGTTTCTATTTAACGCTTTTCTTACCTTCAAGCTGACATACTGGAGATGGGTAGCATGCTTTTTAATGATCTGCTGAATGAGATCAGGATGTGTAGACTTAAAATATGAAGTTGCTGATTGGTTCAGTTCAAATTCAAACTTTCTCCAAAGGTCAGGAATATGAAAAACTTCATTCCATTTCCTACATACTGAAGATGCCCGGGCCCGATCTATTAAAGGAAGATACTGAAAAATGCGTAATACTACGTGGTGAGGCAAACTCCCCCAGTCTAGAAGAAcagtgtgcatgtgggtgtggcTGAGAGAAGAGTAGAACCCAACTTTTGGTTGTTTCACTGCTGGTGAAGACTGGACAATTTTATTCACAACAGATACACTGTTCCTCTTCATTCTGTAAACATCAAAAGATGTTAAGTGATAACACTTTCCTCATTTCCTAGACATATGTCTTCTAATTGTATGGATTaacattagaaaatgaaaaacagtttaACAAATTTTAATAGCAATCTACTTTCCTGCATTGATAGGTACTGCGACATGCTAGGGATATAGAGGTAAGAGAGAACTTGCTCTCAAAGAGCTATGGTCAAATCGTGAAATAGCATGAGAAATGCCATCCCTGAAATTGGGACAAGTCGCACTGGAAGAATAAAGCAATGGTATGTGATTGAGTTTGTGAATGGGAGGGAGTGGTTGGGGAGGCTTCTAAAAGGAAACGTCTATGGAAGCAGTGTGTGTCCCAGGCTCATTCCTGGTCAATTACTGTACTCTTACTAACTTCTACAGAGAAGAAAGCATCACAGTGCAATTGTGCTAACAACTCCTGGGAGTTCTGAAAGACAGTAAAACATAATCAAAAGCATAGGCCTGGAAAAGTCCCAGCCGGGCCATTTACTAACCATGCAATCTTGTCTGAGCAaatttaagcctcagtttcctcatctgaagagCAGGGAGAATAGCAGTACCTCATCTCAtaaggctgttgtgaggattagagtACCCTAAGTACTGGAACATAGTAAAGGCTTAATCATTGTTGCAGTCATTGTTGTTATATTAAATTGTCCAGTGCCTTCTTCTGAactaatttcatttcttaaattgaaGCACAATTTTCAGGTGACACCCAGGACAAAGGAGCTCTACTGAAGCTGGACACACCAGGGACAGAGCCTTGTAAGCAATGCACCTGATGCTCAATAGCAAAGGAATGAGTAGTCTTCTCCAACAAAAAGACATGATGAATCTCTAGGTATTAGCCAGCTTGAGACACAACTAAGTTCCAGCAAATTTCAGGTCTAGATATACCCAAGTATATAAGGTTATCTTGTGTGTACGTACATTCTACGTAAGAATCCAAAGTGTTTAAGCACACAATTATTTCAGAGGCAAAATAATGCTAAGAGTGGTTCTGAACTTTATTTAACTTTGGTAGACTATTTAACCCTCTTTTCATCCCTGaacattagaaatatatatatctcTGTATGATGTGAAACATTTCTTAATTACAGGAGAAAGTTGGATCCCAAAAGCAGGACAGACCTATTAAGTtgctataaaaatgaaatgtcatcTTTAGGGTTtggaaaactaaaatgaaaagcaaaaatagttgCAAAGGTATATCTCAAGAGCTACCACACACATTTTAGTATGAATCAACTAGTTATGCGCATGACTGAGAAACGGTCCAGtgacataacataaaatatatcaaacTGCTGACATCAATAATTCAAAGCTTATTcaaaatatgcttatttttgttttctttttccaaaatacacTTATTTTGAAAGGGCTGACCTACTCTTTAATTTTAATGCCCTAAAATGAAATCCAATGGCCCAAGTAAGGTAAAAGAATGTACAGTGGATCCTAAATTGAGAgcacatttataaacattttgccTGTACGTGTTTTATTCGGTAAGCTTACAGAATGTATTGTTAAAATCTTACAAGTTATCACCAAAAAAGTTGTCGCTAATATAATCCCTCACTGGAAAAGCAGTGAAACCGAAAGCCAGATGAAAATTTCATCTAAGTATCAGGTTAGAAAACTGCCTTGCAGTTGTAAACAAAGGGATTATGCTACACATTAAATCTGATTCTACATAACAtggattgttttgtttattcagtaaaatattaaattgcCAATTCACTGATAAAATCACCAGAAATAACAGATATTAGATGAATACCAGtaattctgttaaaaataacatttcatttcccttttccttgtgtacatttattttcagagtatAAAACCCATCCAcaaagttggggttttttttgttttttttttttaagtaggcttcatacccagcatggagcccaacacagggcctgaactcatgaccctgagatcaagacctaagctgagatcaagagttggacgtttaagtGAATGAGCCATCCAGTGCCCCCACAAATCATAAATTTTATACAATCTAGTTCCAGGAAGcaccattaaaatatatgttagaaGGCAAGACAAATTAATCTTTATTAGCTTGAAAACCATGACATAAAAATTCTAACCTAAACATACATGATCATTGAAAAGAACTGGTGATTTCTCTTTCAAACTCCAACTTTCTTACCTAAAGGAGGCTTCCAAGTTATAGTTCACTCCGAACGAACCACATGAAGTAACAGCTGCCATGGGGTACTCACCAACATccatgtgatttcacttcctAGCTTGGCaaaataccacaaaaatacattcatcagaatatataaggaaaaatCCAATAATTCTTATGCTTAGGATATTTAGATACGATCGCATTACGTTGAAGGATTTTGTTTAGCAATTATTGATTCCCAAACAATTATTTTCTACTTGGGAGGAAACCAGTCCATAAAAACAACTCGGCTGGTTAGTGGGAACGTCACCACTCAAAATTAGACAGGAGGTTCTACTCAGAAGGCTGTGATCAATCAGAGAGTtctgaaaattcatattttaatgagCATGTATGGAGAGATATTACAGAAAGTTTAAGTAGTCCAAGATTTTATGTAGTTGCTTATGGGCTGTGTTAAATCTTTCAGTTCCAGTTTTTAGGAGCACATAATGCCACCAGAGTAATGATAATTAAATAAGAAGACATAAATTTTTATCAAATATCATTTGACTAGTCTCCTATTAACACAtgcttttgtggttttttaagtttttcactGATGTTGATAGATATAACTGATTCATTCATAATCGATTCATTCCTAACATCTTTGAGGTCTGACCAATTTTAGGCACAGTGACCTACCAGAGTTGGAGGCATTCTATGCACATAGAAGAAAACAGTAACAGGTCTACATCGGGATAAAATTCACTGCCTTGGCATCATAAATAAATGTcgtaaagtaataaataaataaataaataaataaataaataaataaatgcattcttACCACTTTCATAAGCCAAATTCAACTATAcagaggaggtggtggggggcaATCTATTAATCCACTAAAAATTTCTAATAGCTGCTATCTACTACCTGCCAGCTCTCAATTTCTCTCTGAATCCAACTCCTAACACAGAGTTTTGGAGCACAGATAGGGAAAACGTATTTGAGTTTAACATCCACAATTTCATTTCCCCACCACTACCCGTTGTTCTACTACTATCTGAACTACTATTTACAAGCTAATGGCAAGGCTGGTTCTCCTACTTTGTATTCCACTCCGGAAGTAGGCAGAAAGGAGCTACTGGCACATTTTCAAAGGAATATCACAAAAATAAGGGAAAGGTAAATGACCTGTAGTCCCCTCATCAGATGTCACACAATTTTATTTACTGCAGAAAACTTTCTGCTGAGGTATCAAGTTGACTAATTCTGTGTTTGCAGGCCGTTGTGTATGCTGGAGAATACAGCAGTAATCTAGCAAGAGTACCACAACAGTGAATTACTATCTAAAACCCCTAAGAAGATGGTAAGTAAGTACCTATCACCAATCAATTCACTGGAGTCTTCAGAATCAGATGAACTACTTCCCTGGGTACTGAGGACACTTGTTTGCTGTTTCAGAGTGACTATCTGGAATTGTGAGCCACAGAAGAACATAAAATCAGACTATGGGACCCCATCAAGTGATAAACCAAACTTCCAAAAAAGGATAGCTTGACACTGATCTTTAGTGCAAGTCTAGAGTTTGAAAAGATTTATTAGCATTCAGCAAAGAATGTAACAATGACTCAAAATCCACTTAGTGGCCTAATCACCCTAAcccaatttccttttttgttatcTTTACTAATTTGGCGGAACAGGTGAACATGTGAATTGGATCCTCTAAGAGTATTTAAGAAATCTCCAACAGTATTCTTGAGAAGAACATTCTCAAAGACATTAAATGAACATCTTGAAGCCAATCTGGTGGCAGCAATGGAAACAACTATCTTTTGCATCATCACTTCTTCCAGAATTGGTTAAATGAATACACAGGAAGTATTTTAGAAAGTTTCAAGTTTTCAGTCATCACAATGCTAGAAATACTGTGTGAATATTACAGATAACAGAAGATTCAAAACTACCTAAAACCCTAGACAAAGTTGTTGGAAGCAGCAACAcgaaaatgaacagaaattatCAAATGTCCTTTATTTAAGCTGGTTTCTAAAACAGCAAACTAGAAATCTCACTGCTGCTACCACAGATTAAAAGGCATCTGCTAAGGGGTCTGAAATCCTAATCATGGGTGCAATGACAAGAAAGGTGGGGCCTGGACAGATGGGCTGAAGATCAGCTTTAAAAcacatagctttctttttttgtttatttttttattgttttaatgtttatttgtttttttttttgggggggggggggaggaggagagggagacacagaatgggatgcaggctccagactctgtctgagctctcagcacacagaacctgatggtggggctcaaacccacatcgtgagatcatgacctgagatgaagtcagatgcttaactgactgagccacccagacaccccaaaaaaCACATGGCTTTCTAATGGAAGAGTCAATTATGCTAAGGGCCAACATTTCTTCCCCAGAGTTTATCATCcaggtagaaaacaaaacataatttttttagaaatattgtaaaaaatatttacagtcttTGCAATCCACATGACCTCAGCTGCCTTCTAAATCTAAAAACtgcaatttcaaaaaaatatgaaaatcaattaCAGTATCATCGAGGGTTCAATAAGACAAAAAGAAGTATTATGTCAAATAAAATCTTTCCTAAAGCAGTGATTCCAGCATTTTGGTGTTCTCACCACtgatttagcaaatatttatactCTCTCCAAAGTGTCTCTGTGCCCTTAAGATAtgcttattgaaaaaaaaactttaaattttaaaataggcatgtttccttttaatgactcataggaaaactgaaattttcaaaatatgtgtaGACTGAAAACACCTTTTGAGATGCAAAGAGAGGGTTATATAGAACCTGAACTGGGCAATCTGTTAGAATCcctggatggaggagggagggctgtGTAAACGTTTTActctccttccccatccccaaCCTCTGCAGCCAGActctgaaagagaaaaggcaggCCAGGTCCCAGACCAGGAGAAGCCTTCGGAACTGGGGAAGGTCCAAGACCTAACAGTTAAAACAAAGGATTCAAGAAAGCattttgcaacattttttttttttttcccctgagaaaaTCCTCCTAATCCATTCAACTTCACATTTTGGGAAAAGTTTCCGGGCACACGGGCCAAGACAAAACGAGTCCCCTTTGAGTGCAGAATGTCCCAAGTCGCGGGAAAGGTCTAAGTCTACCTCTGTCTCGGACATCTCTTTATGGCAAACATAAACTCCGCCGCTACCCTCCCGgaacctccccccctcccctccccccccctcaaccCCGGCAGTCGCGCAAAAGCGAACACGCGGACCCGTGACCACTGCGCATTTTCCGCAAATACCGTAAAAACAATATCCCCGAGTGCGCGCCCGACGGCCGCGGGAGGCTGCGGACGGCCCTCTCAAAGCTTACCCTccacagaggaagaaaattaCTGAATTCGCGCACGCGGGTCCTGCG is a genomic window containing:
- the LOC131515282 gene encoding F-box/LRR-repeat protein 21, producing MDVGEYPMAAVTSCGSFGVNYNLEASFRMKRNSVSVVNKIVQSSPAVKQPKVGFYSSLSHTHMHTVLLDWGSLPHHVVLRIFQYLPLIDRARASSVCRKWNEVFHIPDLWRKFEFELNQSATSYFKSTHPDLIQQIIKKHATHLQYVSLKVDSSTESAEAACDILSQLVNCSLQTLGLISTAKPSFMNVSKSHFVSALTVVFVNSKSLSSVKIEDTPVDDPSLKILVANNSDTLRLLKMSSCPHVSSDGILCIADHCQGLRELALNYYILSDELLLALSSETHVRLEHLRIDVVSENPGQVEFHTIKKQSWDALIKHSPGVNVVMYFFLYEEEFEAFFREETPVTNLYFGRSVSKAALGRIGLNCPRLIELVVCANGLQTLDNELICIAECCKNLTALGLSECEVSCSAFVDFVRRCGKRLTHLSIMEDVLIPDGNYNLDDIHTEVSKYLGRIWFPDVLPIW